From Granulicella sp. WH15, the proteins below share one genomic window:
- a CDS encoding ROK family protein has product MRSNSGSKSTTRGIKRIDLAYVELASSENARDINRDIVLEIIRSQQPVARADLARFSGLQPSTISSIVEQLIQEKWVAEGAMARRPRGRPSTLLSLNDAMVILVADVRPNQSIVALVDLNGRFLAREVVPLVSEPERSVEKIVQCMQAMREAHRDRSFEGVGVSLPGRVDPDTQRLILAPNLKWGEFDIKGAIEKKMQLQVELANAANACLLAELWSGRLDGIRNAVLVTVSEGIGAAILANGQIIASRSGLAGEFGHCPIDPNGPQCGCGQNGCWEVFASSSAALRYYRESAKDGKVGTIHDLLRLSEEGDPAAVAAVTKQATHLGRGLRLITATLSPEVILITGDLTTSWARFGPIIQKELAGSMLAGVVPTLGITNDGELSRLRGAAAVVLQRHSGYHASTHLAGTGERSRRKRTVPTSGRTVAS; this is encoded by the coding sequence ATGAGATCGAACTCGGGATCGAAGAGCACGACGCGCGGTATCAAGCGCATTGATCTGGCGTATGTGGAGCTTGCATCCAGCGAGAATGCGCGCGATATCAACCGCGATATCGTGCTGGAGATCATCCGCTCGCAGCAGCCCGTGGCGCGGGCCGATCTGGCGCGATTCTCCGGGTTGCAGCCGAGCACGATCTCGTCCATCGTCGAGCAGTTGATTCAAGAAAAGTGGGTGGCTGAAGGCGCGATGGCGCGACGGCCGCGTGGACGTCCTTCGACACTGCTCTCGCTGAACGATGCGATGGTGATCCTGGTGGCGGATGTGCGGCCGAACCAGTCCATTGTGGCGCTGGTGGATTTGAATGGGCGATTTCTCGCTCGTGAAGTTGTGCCGCTGGTCTCGGAACCCGAACGTTCGGTCGAGAAGATTGTGCAGTGTATGCAGGCGATGCGGGAGGCGCATCGGGACCGCTCGTTCGAGGGCGTCGGCGTGAGCCTGCCGGGGCGGGTCGATCCGGATACGCAGCGGCTGATCCTCGCGCCGAACCTGAAGTGGGGCGAGTTCGACATCAAGGGCGCTATCGAGAAGAAGATGCAGTTGCAGGTGGAGCTGGCCAACGCGGCCAATGCGTGTCTGCTGGCGGAGCTGTGGTCGGGGCGGCTGGATGGGATTCGCAATGCGGTGCTGGTGACGGTGTCTGAGGGCATCGGCGCGGCGATATTGGCGAATGGGCAGATCATCGCCAGCCGTAGCGGGTTGGCGGGCGAGTTCGGGCACTGCCCCATCGACCCGAACGGGCCGCAGTGCGGGTGCGGGCAGAATGGGTGCTGGGAGGTCTTTGCCTCGTCCTCGGCGGCGTTGCGGTACTACCGCGAGTCCGCGAAGGATGGGAAGGTCGGCACGATTCACGACCTGCTGCGGCTGTCGGAGGAGGGCGATCCGGCGGCGGTGGCGGCGGTGACGAAGCAGGCGACGCACCTGGGGCGGGGGCTGCGGTTGATTACGGCTACGCTGTCGCCGGAGGTGATTTTGATTACCGGCGATCTGACGACTTCATGGGCGCGGTTTGGGCCGATCATCCAGAAGGAGTTGGCTGGCTCGATGCTGGCTGGGGTGGTTCCTACGTTGGGGATTACGAATGACGGCGAGCTTTCGCGGCTGCGTGGGGCGGCGGCGGTGGTATTGCAGCGGCACTCGGGGTATCACGCGTCGACGCATCTGGCGGGGACGGGCGAACGGTCGCGGCGCAAGCGGACCGTGCCGACCAGCGGGAGGACCGTTGCCTCCTGA